A genome region from Gardnerella vaginalis includes the following:
- a CDS encoding lysophospholipid acyltransferase family protein encodes MLYWFFVKGFGFIARLRINPTAQGVNNIPKKGGAIIAANHLAVIDDALLPLTCPRMIHFMGKAEYFEGKGLKGRFKKWWFTSVGVFPVDRSGGSKSLGALNHAREILENGQLFGIHIEGTRSPDGRLYKGHTGAARLALETGCPIVPVAIIGTRELQRHGQVMPAKGYTKAIYGEPIEVEKMNPEDITHDILRELTDRVTKTIQKMSGQEYVDEYAQTVKKRIMAESAK; translated from the coding sequence ATGTTGTATTGGTTCTTCGTAAAGGGGTTTGGATTTATTGCGCGTTTACGTATTAATCCTACTGCTCAAGGCGTTAACAACATTCCTAAAAAAGGTGGGGCTATTATTGCCGCAAATCATCTTGCCGTGATTGACGATGCACTTTTACCTCTTACATGCCCTAGGATGATTCATTTTATGGGTAAAGCTGAGTATTTTGAAGGCAAAGGATTAAAGGGTCGCTTTAAAAAATGGTGGTTTACGTCCGTTGGTGTATTCCCAGTGGATCGTTCTGGAGGCTCTAAATCTCTTGGGGCATTGAATCATGCTCGTGAGATATTAGAAAATGGACAGCTTTTTGGAATTCATATTGAAGGAACTAGAAGTCCTGATGGAAGATTATATAAGGGACATACTGGTGCAGCTCGCTTAGCTTTAGAAACAGGATGCCCGATTGTTCCAGTTGCAATTATTGGTACTAGGGAATTGCAAAGGCATGGTCAGGTTATGCCTGCAAAAGGCTATACAAAGGCTATTTATGGTGAGCCTATTGAAGTTGAAAAAATGAATCCAGAAGATATTACGCATGATATTCTTCGTGAGCTTACCGATAGAGTAACCAAGACAATTCAAAAAATGAGCGGTCAAGAATATGTTGACGAATATGCTCAAACCGTTAAAAAGCGTATTATGGCAGAATCGGCGAAATAA
- a CDS encoding Stk1 family PASTA domain-containing Ser/Thr kinase — protein MSEVQAQPGMCIENRYRIMRKIAEGGMATVYQAQDERLNRPVALKIMHTQLAQGIHREQFIARFRREATSAAAIANPHIVQVYDTGEFEGLDYLVMEYVHGVNLRYEMNKYGTFSLKDTLRVLAETLDGLASAHLAGVVHRDIKPENILINDRGHVQITDFGLARAISQATLSSTGLLLGTAAYLAPEMIEKNLATPQGDLYSAGMMAWEMLAGRVPFSADNPVTLVFKHVHEDTPSIKTICSDINSSIADFLASITAREMEKRPSDASKALSMLRQICANMPKEDWQYKFNPNYDNEDQLLNTTLDAIKTENRMSDSDKFDKRNYSSIPLPPNANDANNADKVNKENVNQSSSNSNNIGNEVLSKTKDIDKTTDIDKTADIDATMTIVQKNSNSDFNYSNSQNSSNSVNQLEDFNDSNMLTIAMRAPQFNKNDLSTDGKSQNFNHKKLHNKVVIIAVSSAAVIAAAIAFGSYWYYLGPGSYWSLPKPNTQSCKTQEACKITNIPWFDYEQTLKISNIPYSVQKEFSDNIPSGNIISTNPDFSGGHVSKHGNNKVHVIVSKGIRQSTIPEDIIDPTSTTGKNPIKALRKAGFTSINHKESNDVYSLDVPKGCVVEISPTPGMQMNHNKNITVVLSKGPMPVSMPDVVNRTKEDADKAFNDAKLVPTYSEEFNDTVEKGKIISTSVEKGAQLHWGDKLNVVVSKGPRTVTMPDVRNKNANDARKTLEALGLKVNVSAPLGDFMHTVRFQSVAPGAQVRVLDESGNPTVVTLTVI, from the coding sequence ATGAGTGAAGTTCAAGCGCAACCAGGAATGTGTATTGAGAATCGCTATCGCATAATGCGGAAGATAGCAGAAGGCGGCATGGCTACCGTTTATCAAGCGCAAGATGAGCGTCTTAATCGCCCAGTTGCGCTTAAAATCATGCATACTCAACTAGCTCAAGGAATACATAGAGAGCAATTTATTGCAAGATTTAGGCGTGAAGCTACATCTGCCGCTGCAATAGCGAATCCTCATATTGTTCAGGTTTACGATACTGGCGAATTTGAAGGACTTGACTACTTGGTGATGGAATATGTTCATGGAGTAAATCTTAGATACGAAATGAACAAATATGGCACATTTAGCCTAAAAGACACTCTTCGAGTTCTCGCGGAAACTTTAGATGGTCTTGCATCCGCACACCTTGCTGGTGTTGTACACAGAGATATTAAACCAGAAAATATTCTTATTAACGACCGCGGTCACGTGCAAATAACTGATTTTGGTCTTGCTCGTGCTATATCGCAAGCTACACTTTCTTCTACTGGTCTTCTTCTTGGAACCGCCGCATATCTAGCTCCAGAAATGATTGAAAAGAATCTTGCCACTCCTCAAGGAGACTTATACTCTGCTGGAATGATGGCTTGGGAAATGCTTGCTGGGCGTGTTCCCTTTAGCGCAGATAATCCTGTTACGCTTGTTTTTAAGCATGTTCATGAAGACACTCCATCTATAAAAACAATTTGTAGCGATATCAACTCTTCTATAGCTGATTTTCTTGCATCTATTACTGCTCGAGAAATGGAAAAAAGACCGAGTGACGCTTCTAAAGCACTTAGTATGCTTAGACAAATTTGCGCTAATATGCCTAAAGAAGATTGGCAATATAAGTTTAATCCAAATTACGATAATGAAGATCAACTTTTAAATACGACTTTAGACGCAATCAAAACTGAAAATAGAATGTCTGATTCAGATAAATTCGATAAAAGAAATTACTCTAGCATACCTCTTCCTCCTAATGCGAACGATGCGAATAATGCTGATAAAGTTAATAAAGAGAATGTAAATCAGAGTAGTTCTAATTCTAACAATATTGGAAATGAGGTATTGTCTAAAACTAAAGACATTGATAAAACAACTGATATTGACAAAACAGCTGATATTGATGCAACTATGACAATAGTTCAAAAAAACAGTAACAGTGATTTTAACTATTCCAATAGTCAAAATTCTTCAAACAGTGTGAATCAACTTGAAGATTTTAATGATAGCAATATGCTAACTATTGCTATGCGTGCGCCTCAATTTAATAAGAATGATTTAAGCACTGACGGTAAAAGTCAAAACTTTAATCATAAAAAATTACACAATAAAGTTGTTATTATAGCTGTTAGCAGCGCGGCAGTTATTGCAGCAGCAATCGCATTTGGTTCTTACTGGTATTATCTAGGACCTGGAAGCTACTGGTCTTTGCCGAAACCAAATACGCAGTCATGCAAAACACAAGAAGCTTGCAAAATCACAAATATTCCATGGTTTGATTACGAGCAAACTCTTAAAATATCCAATATTCCTTATTCTGTTCAAAAAGAATTTAGCGATAATATACCTTCTGGAAACATTATTTCCACTAATCCTGATTTCAGTGGCGGTCATGTATCTAAACACGGAAATAATAAAGTTCATGTTATTGTGTCAAAAGGAATACGACAATCTACAATTCCTGAAGATATTATCGATCCAACATCAACAACTGGTAAGAATCCTATAAAAGCCTTACGCAAAGCTGGTTTTACTTCTATTAATCACAAAGAAAGCAACGACGTTTATTCATTAGATGTTCCTAAAGGCTGTGTTGTAGAAATTTCTCCAACACCAGGAATGCAAATGAATCACAATAAGAACATTACTGTTGTATTGTCTAAAGGCCCTATGCCTGTTTCTATGCCAGATGTTGTTAACCGAACAAAAGAAGATGCAGATAAAGCATTTAACGATGCAAAACTTGTTCCAACATACAGCGAAGAGTTCAATGATACCGTTGAAAAAGGCAAAATTATTAGCACATCTGTAGAAAAAGGAGCGCAACTTCATTGGGGAGATAAACTCAATGTCGTTGTTTCTAAAGGTCCAAGAACTGTTACTATGCCAGATGTTCGCAATAAAAATGCTAACGACGCTCGAAAAACTCTTGAAGCCCTCGGACTAAAAGTAAATGTTTCTGCTCCGCTTGGAGACTTTATGCACACGGTAAGATTCCAGTCTGTAGCTCCTGGTGCACAAGTTCGTGTTCTTGATGAAAGCGGAAACCCAACAGTTGTTACATTAACCGTTATTTGA
- a CDS encoding polyprenyl synthetase family protein, whose protein sequence is MSLDSQKSCIETRISELIYDQFNSLACKNLISSCDKTLKDVVKQAISSSEGGKRLRAYLALEAFDAVRGNCSKDTAYCAMLDVACALEVFQTAALVHDDIIDESALRRGKPSAYCALSKACNSKHIGIGLGLMLGDILATQSFDITRKACTNLHNPQEVLGEFANMQRNVGIGQVLDLSIEMMSLKNPKKLAESSINVFRWKTASYTTIAPLALGFLSAGLNKNYAIKLANDIGEPLGIAFQIADDLIDIVSDSAHTGKPIGGDIREGKRTVLLADALDLSSSEDRLFLIDAYNSNNRNEDDVNRIINIFNQSGAISKSKKRIHNLWVESQEKIDNSTLSEFGKSILNEVSSKFIPREWQ, encoded by the coding sequence ATGAGTTTAGATTCGCAAAAGTCATGTATAGAGACGCGTATAAGCGAATTAATTTATGACCAATTTAATTCTTTAGCTTGTAAAAACCTCATTTCTAGTTGTGATAAAACACTTAAAGATGTAGTGAAACAAGCAATTTCTTCTAGCGAAGGCGGCAAAAGACTCAGAGCTTACTTAGCTTTAGAAGCTTTCGATGCAGTACGCGGTAACTGCTCTAAAGACACTGCATATTGCGCAATGCTAGATGTTGCATGTGCTTTAGAAGTCTTTCAAACTGCAGCACTTGTACATGACGATATAATCGACGAATCTGCTTTAAGACGAGGAAAACCAAGCGCATATTGTGCATTGAGCAAAGCGTGCAATAGCAAGCATATCGGCATTGGACTTGGATTAATGCTTGGAGATATTTTAGCAACTCAAAGCTTTGACATAACTAGAAAAGCATGTACTAATTTGCATAATCCTCAAGAAGTTTTAGGCGAGTTTGCAAATATGCAAAGAAATGTTGGTATTGGTCAAGTTTTAGATCTTTCCATAGAAATGATGAGCCTTAAAAATCCAAAGAAACTAGCAGAATCCTCAATAAATGTTTTTCGTTGGAAAACTGCAAGTTACACAACTATAGCTCCACTTGCGCTCGGATTTTTATCTGCTGGACTTAATAAAAATTATGCTATTAAGTTGGCGAATGATATTGGTGAACCATTGGGAATTGCTTTTCAGATCGCAGATGATCTTATTGATATTGTTTCAGATTCTGCTCACACTGGAAAGCCTATTGGAGGCGATATTCGAGAAGGTAAACGCACTGTCCTTTTGGCTGATGCTCTAGATCTTTCTTCAAGCGAAGATCGTCTATTTTTGATAGATGCTTATAACTCTAATAATCGCAATGAAGATGATGTTAATAGGATTATTAACATTTTCAATCAGAGTGGTGCTATAAGTAAGTCTAAAAAGCGCATTCACAATCTTTGGGTTGAATCGCAAGAAAAAATAGATAACAGTACATTATCTGAATTTGGAAAATCCATATTGAACGAGGTTTCTAGCAAATTCATTCCTAGAGAATGGCAGTAA
- a CDS encoding RNA polymerase sigma factor, with protein sequence MASEDTSIVDSKMGKEENQEFKMSEDVDDQDVDVDVDADMDPDEEHMDLEDFDEIHDDLDVDDVDNLDDVDDINNLDDIPDDEDSEDSEDNKEEAPQVPQAKGAFIVRDDDDDDNLTPSGNPKRRVIATGATADPVKDYLKQIGRVSLLNAEQEVDLSERIEAGLYAQHLLDTQIDQMEFKRKRELKWAAADGKKAKDHLLEANLRLVVSLAKRYTGRGMLFLDLIQEGNLGLIRAVEKFDWKKGFKFSTYATWWIRQAITRAMADQARTIRVPVHMVEVINKLSRVQRQMLQDLGREPTPDELARELDMPVEKVQEVQKYGREPISLHTPLGEDGDSEFGDLIEDTDAIAPSDAVAFSLLQEQFRQVLETLSPREAGVIKMRYGLEDGQPKTLDDIGRVYGVTRERIRQIESKTMSKLRHPSRSQTLRDFLDQ encoded by the coding sequence TTGGCGAGCGAAGATACATCTATTGTCGATTCCAAGATGGGCAAGGAAGAAAATCAGGAATTTAAAATGTCAGAAGATGTTGATGATCAAGATGTAGATGTTGACGTTGATGCAGACATGGATCCAGATGAAGAACATATGGATTTAGAAGATTTTGATGAAATCCATGATGATCTTGATGTAGACGATGTTGACAATTTAGATGACGTTGACGATATAAATAATCTGGATGACATTCCAGATGATGAAGATTCCGAAGATTCTGAAGATAATAAAGAAGAGGCGCCACAAGTTCCACAAGCAAAAGGTGCTTTTATTGTTCGAGATGATGATGACGACGATAACCTTACGCCTTCTGGAAATCCTAAGCGTCGAGTAATCGCCACTGGTGCTACAGCGGATCCTGTTAAGGATTATTTAAAGCAGATTGGTCGCGTGAGCTTGCTTAATGCTGAGCAAGAAGTTGATTTGTCAGAGCGTATTGAAGCTGGTTTGTATGCTCAGCATTTGCTTGATACGCAAATTGACCAAATGGAGTTTAAGCGTAAGCGCGAGCTTAAGTGGGCTGCAGCAGATGGTAAGAAAGCTAAAGATCATCTTCTTGAAGCAAACTTGCGTCTTGTGGTTTCTCTTGCAAAGCGTTATACCGGTCGAGGCATGCTTTTCCTTGATTTGATTCAGGAAGGTAATCTCGGTTTAATTCGTGCAGTAGAAAAGTTCGATTGGAAGAAGGGCTTTAAGTTCTCAACCTATGCTACTTGGTGGATTCGCCAGGCTATTACTCGTGCTATGGCAGATCAGGCTCGTACTATTCGAGTTCCAGTGCATATGGTGGAAGTTATTAATAAGCTTTCTAGAGTTCAGCGCCAGATGCTTCAAGATTTGGGTCGCGAACCTACGCCAGATGAGCTTGCACGCGAGCTTGATATGCCTGTTGAAAAGGTGCAAGAAGTACAGAAGTATGGTCGTGAGCCAATTTCTTTGCACACTCCTTTGGGCGAAGATGGCGATTCTGAGTTTGGCGATTTGATTGAAGATACTGACGCAATCGCTCCATCGGACGCTGTAGCCTTCTCGCTTCTTCAGGAACAATTTAGACAAGTTCTTGAAACTTTGTCTCCTAGGGAAGCTGGCGTTATTAAGATGCGTTACGGTTTGGAAGATGGCCAGCCAAAGACTTTAGACGATATTGGTCGCGTGTACGGTGTTACTCGTGAGCGTATTCGTCAGATTGAATCTAAGACAATGTCTAAGTTGCGTCATCCTTCTAGATCGCAAACTTTGCGTGACTTCTTAGATCAGTGA
- a CDS encoding DNA gyrase/topoisomerase IV subunit B, which yields MVSNKDREQYDADSLTVLEGLDAVRKRPGMYIGTTDSQGLMHCLWEIIDNAVDEALAGACDHIIVTLHDDGSIEVADNGRGIPVDVEPKTKLTGVEVVLTKLHAGAKFGNASYNAAGGLHGVGSSVVNALSLRLDVEVDRDGKTHHMAFHQGHPGVYSDADPANPSPASPFKRTRKNKPTELEIIGTVSPKTTGTRVRYWADPEIFNSTARFSYEQLIDRVRQTSFLVPGLRITVIDEHVPEGEFSDIQEIDNNDSDDANVNASDLTDELVFKDESQATVDDGSNNLNQSESEIESEAESESDSEIGESSEQSVANSESSRELQNNHHPRVVEFLHNGGVKDFVDFLSKGQAVSDIWRISGEDTYVEETQAVDSAGDLHAQQVTRKCGVDIAMRWVNGYDSTIISFVNVVETPGGGMHVDGFLQGLTKQIRKAVEDNARKLKVNLKDSNTKIERDDILAGMVAVVTVRIAEPQFQGQTKDVLGTAQVKPIVTKMTDAQFGEMISGSKRGFKEQSARVLEKIVSEMHARIQARKTKEVTRRKNALESASMPPKLSDCQPGNDDVAELFIVEGDSALGTAKAARNSAFQALLPIRGKILNVQKASLAQMLSNKECAAIIQVVGAGSGASFDISQARYNKIVMMTDADVDGAHIRILLLTLFYRYMRPLIENGHVYAAVPPLHRIALAGKHKGEYIYTYSDDELAGKLDDLQAKGIDFNSDIQRYKGLGEMDADQLADTTMDPRTRMLRRIRMEDAQQASEVFDLLMGDDVPPRKQFIVDNADDFDRSKIDT from the coding sequence GTGGTCTCTAATAAAGATAGAGAACAGTATGATGCCGATAGTTTGACTGTGCTTGAAGGCTTGGATGCTGTACGAAAGCGCCCAGGCATGTATATTGGCACCACTGATAGTCAAGGTTTAATGCATTGCCTTTGGGAAATCATTGATAATGCTGTTGATGAGGCGTTGGCTGGGGCTTGTGACCATATTATTGTCACTCTTCACGACGATGGTTCTATTGAAGTTGCTGATAACGGACGTGGCATTCCAGTAGATGTAGAGCCTAAAACAAAACTTACAGGTGTTGAAGTTGTTTTAACTAAGCTTCACGCTGGAGCTAAGTTTGGTAATGCTTCGTACAATGCTGCAGGTGGTTTGCATGGTGTTGGATCTTCTGTTGTAAACGCTTTAAGCTTGCGACTGGATGTTGAAGTTGATAGAGATGGTAAAACGCATCACATGGCTTTCCATCAGGGGCATCCTGGTGTTTATAGTGACGCAGATCCAGCAAATCCGTCTCCAGCTTCTCCGTTTAAGCGCACGCGCAAGAACAAGCCTACTGAGCTTGAAATTATTGGCACTGTTTCTCCAAAAACTACAGGTACTCGAGTTCGCTATTGGGCTGATCCTGAGATTTTTAATTCAACAGCTCGCTTTAGTTATGAACAGTTGATTGATCGAGTTCGTCAAACTAGTTTTTTGGTTCCAGGCTTGCGCATTACTGTTATTGACGAGCATGTGCCAGAAGGCGAATTTAGTGATATTCAAGAGATTGACAATAACGATAGTGACGATGCGAATGTTAATGCTAGCGATTTAACAGATGAGTTGGTGTTTAAGGATGAATCGCAAGCAACCGTAGATGATGGATCTAATAATTTAAATCAATCTGAATCTGAAATTGAGTCTGAGGCAGAATCTGAATCTGACAGCGAAATTGGCGAATCCTCCGAGCAATCTGTTGCAAATAGTGAGTCTTCTAGAGAATTGCAAAATAATCATCATCCTCGAGTAGTTGAATTTTTGCATAATGGTGGCGTCAAAGATTTCGTTGATTTTCTTTCAAAGGGTCAAGCAGTCTCAGATATTTGGCGTATTTCTGGCGAAGATACGTATGTAGAAGAAACGCAAGCTGTTGATTCTGCTGGAGATTTGCATGCTCAGCAAGTGACGCGTAAGTGCGGTGTTGACATTGCAATGCGATGGGTGAATGGCTACGATTCAACGATTATTAGTTTCGTGAACGTTGTTGAAACTCCTGGCGGAGGCATGCACGTAGACGGATTCTTGCAAGGATTGACTAAGCAAATTCGTAAAGCTGTTGAAGACAACGCGCGCAAGCTAAAAGTCAATCTTAAAGATTCAAACACTAAGATTGAGCGAGACGATATTCTAGCTGGAATGGTTGCTGTTGTAACAGTTCGTATAGCAGAGCCTCAATTCCAAGGTCAAACTAAGGATGTTCTTGGAACTGCTCAAGTTAAGCCAATTGTTACAAAAATGACGGATGCTCAATTTGGGGAAATGATTAGCGGATCCAAGCGAGGATTCAAAGAGCAGTCTGCCAGAGTTTTGGAGAAAATTGTTTCCGAAATGCATGCGCGTATTCAAGCGCGTAAAACTAAGGAAGTTACTCGTAGAAAGAATGCACTTGAGTCTGCTTCAATGCCACCAAAACTTTCTGATTGCCAGCCTGGAAACGATGATGTTGCAGAACTTTTCATCGTAGAGGGCGATTCTGCACTTGGTACTGCAAAAGCTGCTCGAAATTCTGCTTTCCAAGCGCTTTTGCCAATTCGCGGTAAAATTTTGAACGTTCAAAAAGCAAGTCTTGCACAAATGCTTTCAAACAAAGAGTGCGCTGCAATTATTCAGGTTGTTGGAGCAGGATCGGGCGCAAGTTTTGATATTTCGCAAGCGCGTTATAACAAGATTGTTATGATGACAGATGCTGATGTTGACGGTGCGCATATTCGTATTTTGCTTCTTACGCTGTTTTATCGCTATATGCGTCCGCTTATTGAGAACGGGCATGTTTATGCTGCTGTGCCGCCGCTTCACAGAATTGCGCTCGCTGGAAAACACAAAGGCGAGTACATTTATACGTATTCCGATGACGAATTAGCTGGAAAGCTTGATGATTTGCAAGCTAAGGGCATTGATTTTAACAGCGATATTCAGCGCTATAAGGGCTTGGGTGAGATGGATGCGGATCAGCTTGCAGACACCACTATGGACCCTAGAACTCGTATGCTTAGAAGGATTCGTATGGAAGATGCTCAGCAGGCGAGTGAAGTATTCGATTTGCTGATGGGCGATGACGTTCCTCCGCGCAAGCAGTTTATTGTTGATAACGCGGACGACTTTGATCGTTCCAAAATCGATACCTGA
- a CDS encoding InlB B-repeat-containing protein, whose product MNKKTVILLSTTMMSIATAACAFCIAQTANAADTYVDSGTSTAKVTTPPPIENTSSQETNSSETNGIKSSDPSDSSDKDNIKPETNSKPNSNTKTESKLETKSSVKSDAKSDVKLDTKTNVNTVVKTTAKSNVDSVENTDTKAESNIDSKSKVNENSVSPTIFNQALFASGKPDPNQTPKPKTQTTELKVSLVWETMNKDNKNAFIKGDSDFGQLNFENWDFGSTLDSSRKDVKDAFKKIQFQIKDTTDNKVVATTTGTYDPDTATSATKSLGSYDSSHTYEVSVVNSTVPSPYYVTYNSVSANEGKEFKGDVSHFKWTPNNGSNKSSQNKYFRLNVLEIVYAKDESVADKCFSYEQPKKGDGSYRSDGNWNFTYNDDNIFERIRVKDNAIQFPKDKSGKLKHPVKAGYEFVGWQFYVAVKKTDNLPYTSSDRMGDDNKTIINNTTVAYVPFNAQTTAHPYLFAVLRDNKGVNTFGSMLGTQYCSTNHTFVVFPLWKVSGHTVTFMNGETQYAQVKVQEGKSINSDEWTDQSMPDNPTKAGFTFNGWHQDKNGTGDAFTGDTVVANSDMTVYASYVKETSPTPSPTPTPEPTPTPTPTPTPEPKPVPEPESKPTPEKTPDPDVTPEPEPIPVPDVPDDSWIPLPEIVPENPEYSVVEQPVLNPVRTSDKSVEYSVEQRFKAVDAGEAYSAKAPAKHLPDTGVSLVMSISTLFVSLFAGFGLSMFKSRRKH is encoded by the coding sequence ATGAACAAGAAAACTGTGATTTTATTATCGACGACGATGATGAGTATTGCTACAGCCGCTTGCGCTTTTTGCATTGCTCAAACTGCGAATGCTGCTGATACTTACGTGGATTCTGGCACTTCCACTGCAAAAGTTACTACCCCCCCCCCAATTGAAAATACTTCTTCTCAAGAAACCAATTCTTCTGAGACAAATGGCATAAAGTCTTCTGATCCTTCTGATTCTTCTGATAAAGATAATATAAAACCTGAAACGAATTCGAAACCAAATTCTAATACAAAAACTGAATCCAAGCTTGAAACTAAGAGTAGCGTAAAGTCTGATGCAAAGTCTGATGTCAAGCTTGATACAAAGACTAATGTAAACACTGTCGTTAAGACTACCGCTAAATCTAATGTAGATTCTGTTGAAAATACTGATACAAAAGCTGAATCAAACATTGATTCAAAGTCTAAAGTTAATGAAAACTCAGTTTCTCCAACAATTTTTAATCAAGCGCTTTTTGCTAGTGGTAAGCCAGATCCTAATCAAACTCCTAAACCTAAAACACAAACAACTGAGCTTAAAGTTAGTCTTGTATGGGAAACCATGAACAAGGATAATAAAAATGCATTTATTAAGGGCGATAGTGATTTTGGTCAATTGAATTTTGAGAATTGGGACTTTGGATCCACACTAGATTCTTCTAGAAAAGACGTAAAGGATGCATTTAAGAAGATTCAGTTTCAAATAAAAGATACAACTGATAACAAGGTAGTAGCAACAACTACTGGCACTTATGATCCTGATACTGCTACTAGTGCAACCAAAAGCTTGGGCAGCTATGATTCAAGCCATACGTACGAAGTGTCAGTGGTAAACAGCACAGTTCCAAGCCCGTATTATGTGACTTATAATAGTGTTTCTGCAAATGAAGGAAAAGAATTTAAAGGCGATGTAAGTCATTTTAAATGGACTCCAAATAATGGATCTAACAAGAGTTCTCAAAATAAGTATTTTCGTTTGAACGTCTTGGAAATTGTTTATGCCAAGGATGAGTCTGTGGCAGACAAGTGCTTCTCGTATGAGCAGCCAAAAAAGGGTGATGGAAGCTATCGATCAGATGGTAACTGGAATTTCACGTATAATGATGACAATATTTTTGAGCGTATTCGTGTAAAAGATAATGCTATTCAGTTCCCAAAAGATAAAAGTGGTAAGCTTAAGCATCCAGTTAAAGCTGGTTACGAATTTGTTGGTTGGCAGTTCTATGTTGCTGTTAAAAAAACAGATAATCTTCCATACACATCGTCTGACCGTATGGGTGATGACAATAAAACGATCATTAATAATACAACTGTTGCATACGTACCATTTAATGCTCAGACTACTGCACATCCATATCTATTTGCTGTACTTAGAGACAACAAGGGCGTTAATACGTTTGGTAGTATGCTCGGTACGCAGTATTGCTCTACAAATCACACCTTTGTTGTGTTCCCTCTATGGAAAGTGTCTGGTCATACAGTTACTTTTATGAATGGAGAGACTCAGTATGCACAAGTAAAAGTGCAGGAAGGTAAATCTATTAATAGTGATGAGTGGACTGATCAGTCTATGCCTGATAATCCTACTAAAGCTGGTTTTACTTTTAATGGTTGGCATCAGGATAAAAATGGAACTGGGGATGCGTTTACTGGTGATACTGTTGTAGCTAATAGTGATATGACTGTATATGCGTCGTATGTAAAAGAAACATCTCCTACACCATCTCCAACTCCAACACCTGAACCAACTCCGACTCCTACACCTACACCGACTCCTGAGCCGAAGCCTGTTCCAGAGCCAGAATCGAAACCGACGCCTGAGAAGACTCCTGATCCGGATGTGACTCCTGAGCCTGAGCCAATACCAGTTCCTGATGTGCCTGATGATTCGTGGATTCCTCTTCCTGAGATTGTTCCTGAGAATCCAGAGTATTCTGTTGTTGAGCAGCCTGTGTTGAATCCTGTTCGTACTTCGGATAAGTCGGTTGAGTATTCTGTTGAGCAGCGTTTTAAGGCTGTTGATGCTGGTGAGGCTTATAGTGCTAAGGCTCCTGCTAAGCATTTGCCTGATACTGGTGTTTCACTGGTTATGTCTATAAGTACTTTGTTTGTGTCTTTGTTTGCTGGTTTTGGTTTGTCTATGTTCAAGTCTCGCCGCAAGCATTAA